ATTAGAAGCCAAGATTGGCTAAGAATctttacaaaataaaagttcGCATGGATTGCAGTTTAAAGTtgtgtattgtatttttattttttttttttttgttatttctttagcagctatatttatagattttgaattaaaatcAAGAATTTTGCAACTCGAGGCTTTAGCCAGTGATGCCAGTGTTATCACGTATCCATCCGAGGAAGCTTGTAACGCGTGCAAAGCCAGCTGGATCGCCAGCCGTGCAGCCCCTGCCCGAAACAAACTGACTGATACCAATCAGAATCGTACCACTTTGTGTTACCAGCGGACCGCCAGAGTCGCCGGAACAAATGGATCTGCCGCCCGAAGTGCTAGTGCAGAGAATTTGGTTCTGGATTGTGCGTGTGCCATAGGTTCTGGCACACTGAGAGTTGGATATGACCGTCGCATCGACGCATTGTAGATTTTCGGGCGTTCTAGTTGAAGTTGTCTGTCCCCAGCCGCAGGCCGTGGTCCGTTCGTTGACGTAGAGATTACCACCATTAGTGGGCAGCTTCACCTGCTTGATGCGATCGGAGTAATTGACGTGGGGGGTGCGTATCAATGCGATGTCATCGCTGGGATGGTTTATGATGTTCTTGCCAGTAACAGTGTGTGTCACCGAGCCCTGAGCGCGCTTGTTTGTGCCATAGTAAATGGTCACAGAGTTGAAAGACTTGGAACAGTGCGAAGCGGTGACCACCCAAGTATTACCAATTATGGAGCCACCACACCATGCACCCGAATTGCCATTTCGGAATGCCAAGAACACAATGTATGGCGCCTTGCCCTCTGGTGCTAAGTAGCCGTTCGTGATGATATTCTCCGGCTCCAGCTGCTCTTCGGCGAGCCTCAATGTGTTACCTCTTGCCAGAGCAACGGTAGACAGAAGAAATAGAGCCAAGACCTTCATTTTGAATGCAACAAATTGGTACAACTTAAAAACAAGCTAAGCTCTGGCTTATATAGTTACCACCTGACCCATATTTGTAGGTGACACGTTTTCAGTATTTTTGGTAGATAAACTAATTAACAATAGTTGTTTGTCGGGTAAACAAGATATCGTAAGCACCAACAATTAATGATTTTATGCATTAGGCAAATACTTTTtaagtaaaaacaaataaccgCTGAGAGCTGAGAATATTGAAGTCGCATATATTACATATCCTTTCATCATTATTTCTACATCTTTATCCTTTTTCTCCGAATTTGAGTTTAAAGCCTTTTGATGTATTGTCTTATGAAGGAAACACCtacataatattatttaaactaGACCATTTGCTTCTTAGACTTGTAAAAATCGTTAAAGAAAATTGGTTAgggtaaacaatttttaatcgAACCGTTTTGAGGAATCCTGCCTTATTATGCTTTTTCTATGAATCGTCCCAAAACAGTCGCATTGAAACCACAACTAAACCACTTTTTTTGTATCGAAAAAAGTCGTTTCATGTATTTGGAAAACCAGTTTCACTAACTTAAAGGCAGAAATTTGGTTTAAATCGGGAGCCGAACCACCgacaattatattttgtatgtttaGCTTAGTTTATCAGAATCGTGCTCTCTTCTCTTACAGCTGCAACGTGGCGGTCATGCTGCTGACAGATATTGTGGTGGATGGCATTCCCGGCATCGATTGGACGCTTCATTTGCCACTGATGCTGCACATATTGTTCCTGGGGCTGGATCACACGCGCATCATTGTGCGGGAGCATTGCAAGCAGCTGTGCGTCAATTTGTTGATTGTCCTGGCTGAGCACAATGATCATCTGACGGTGGCGCGCATTCTGCTCAACAGCGAGACGAGCAAACTGGACTTGGGACTGACGGTGCCGGCTCTGCCCGTGATTGATAATAACTTTACGGAGCTGCATCAGCAGTTCGACAGCTATCTGCTGCACGTTAGCCCCCAGGCGGCCGCCTATGCGCTGCAGCACAATCTCTCCAGCTCGACAATCATTGCACCGCACTCGACTAACCAGCAGACGCTGCCACAGAATCTGCAGCAGCCGCCTCCAGTGCTGGGAGCAGGAAATGCCACGCCAGCGGCACTGGCCTCAACGCCCGCGGCGCTGCAGATCAATCCGAATAATACGGAGAACTCGGAGGTGCCGTTAATCCATGCTGATGAGCATGCCCCACCACAGCCGGGTCCCAGCATGCCCATAGCCCATGTGATCAAGAGTTTGCTCAAGTTCCTCGCCCACGATACCTGCCAGCCCCTCTGGAACTATGAGGACATCACGGCAAAGGTGTGGGCCGTAAAATCTGCGGAGCAGCTGAGCTGTTTCCTGAAGCACATGGTCAAGGTGTTTGCCGATAGCTATCCACAGGCGCGCATTGCCGAGCGCTGGGCGCAAACGGCTTTGCAGCTGGGTCTGTCCTGCTCCTCGCGCCATTATGCCGGACGCTGTCTTCAAATCTTCCGCGCTCTTAATGTGCCCATCAACTCGCGCATGCTGTCGGACATACTGTCCCGTCTGGTGGAGACAGTGGCTGAGCAGGGCGAGGACATGCAGGGCTATGTAACGGAGTTGCTGCTCACGCTGGAGGCTGCCGTGGACAGCTTGGACTCGGACTTTAGACCGCTGGATGTGATGAAAGATATATTCAAGAGCACGCCCAATTTGAACAACAAGGATGGCGGTCCCAACTCCATTCTGCCCGGCAAAAAGTCGCCATCGGGCATGACACCGCAATCCTCGAACTACTCAATACCCAGCCATGGACGAAGCACCAGCTACTCGGTATCCTATTGCGGACGTAAAGCCAACAACTCGCCCTGCGACAAGCAGGCGGAGCTGCGGAATCGTGCCTCTGGCATTGAGCTGGAACGCAGTGTTGTCAGCAAATTTGGCGTGGGCGGAGTGGGCGTAGGTGCCGGTTCCGCCTTGTCGCGCTCACGCAGCGCTCAGAGCCTGAAAATGCTGGGCGATACCGCTACGCAGGATGACAAGATGACCATATTGGCGCAGCTGTTCTGGCTGTCAGTTTCGCTGCTCGAATCGGACTATGAGCACGAATTCATGCTGGCGTTGCGGCTGTTAACCCGAGTGCTGCATCGCCTGCCGCTGGATCGTCCCGATGCGCGCGACAAAGTTGagaaattgcagcagcagctcaaatGGACCGCCTACCCAGGCGTCCATGCGCTGCTTTTGAAGGTAGGCGCAGCTCGGACTAAAGACACGGAAACCAGCTAATTTCAATTATTCATTCTTGTTTTTAGGGATGCACTCACAGTGCCACCTATGAGCCCACAATCACGCTGCTGGCCCAGTTCGCGCCGCTGCTCAGCCTGCCCGTCTGTGATCCCACGCAGAGCTGTGCTTTTCCCATGAACGTAATCGCCCTGCTACCGTACATGCTGCTCCATTACGAGGATGCCAATGAGATTTGCATACGCAGCGCCGAGAATATCGCACATGTTTCCACGGAACTGGGCGCCAAACTGGAGAATCTGGGCACTGTGATGACATTGTACAGTCGCAAAACGTTCTGCAAGGAATCGTTCCAGTGGACCAAGTGCGTGGTCAAGTATTTGCATGACACATACGCTCACATGGGCCTCCATATGTTGGCCTTCCTCATCGAAGTGCTGGAGAAGGGGCCGCAACAGGTGCAGGTTCCGGTGCTGAATGTTATTCATTGCATGCTGCACTATGTGGATCTATCGGCGCCTCAGGCGCAGACCATCAACGCGGATTTGTTGCGTGCCattggcaaatatttggaTGTGAGTTCGAACTTATCAAAGATCTTTTAAGCGGCTCTCTACTCGCATTTGTCATTTGCAGACGGTCAATTGGAAGGACTCTCTGAAGATACTTAAGCTGATTGTGACACGCAGCTCTTCGCTGCAGGTGGTCCCGCCCAGCGATGGCAGCAGCGCCGGCTTATCGTTCTCCTTCTATGGCGCATATCCGGACTCGGATATGTTCTGTAAAAAGGAACTGGCCGGCCGCACCATGGAATTCACATTCGACGTATCCCAAACACCGCTGATCGGTCGCCGCATTCTGCTTAAAACTGAGGAGCCAGGCTCTGGCGGTGCTGCATCGGCCACGGGCAGCTCATCGCTAAACTCCACACTGACCAATGCCACCACCGTGACGGTTGCGCCTGCTCAGCAAGTCAGcgcccagctgcagcagcatcgcGCCCACAGCAATGTGGCTGCCATTGCCGCCTCGGCCGTTGccgcccagcagcaacagcagcagcagcacggcgTTGGCCTTGGCAGCGTTGTGGGCACACCCAATTCGCCGAGACGCAGCGCTAGCCTGTCGCCGGCGGATACTGTGCCGCTCAGCGGCTGGAAACGCCCCTGGATGTCGCAGTGTCGTGTGCGCGAGTGTCTGGTGAATCTATTGACCACCTGTGGACAGCGTGTCGGTCTGCCCAAGTCGCCATCGGTAAGTTTGCGGCCACAAAGACTGCGGCCAGGGGTCGACATATTTGTCAGCCTGTACATTAGCAAGGTGCATGCTTTGAGCTCCCCTAGCGCTAGCTTTTTCAGCTCCTGCTTACTAATAAGGCCATCATCtctacaaaattatttatttctacttctttttctttcatgtaaaaaaatacaactaaATTGAAACCAAATCAaactcgaaaaaaaaaacaaaccaaaccCAATGTCAAACTAAAACTAACACGCCATTTTATCATCATTAACAACCCGAACCAAACCCAATTATAGGATGATTTTCTAAACTCTATTTGCTCAAAGGTAAAGGAACATGTTTCTCAATGCCACGTGTAGCTTTGTCTTTGTTTACGTAATTTGTTTTGGCTCGTTTCACATTTCATTTGTACTTTTTATGCATCGCTCATTGTTTCATTCCACCTATACCGTACACATGCAACAGGGACTGTTCCAGTTTTCGTATGAGAAACGTGATTGTCATTTTCACGTTCCGTTGCTTTTGCCTCTCGAAAACTGGAACAGATCCTGCTGGCATCGCTTGTtctgtttcgtttcgtttcgtttcgttccgTATTTTTGACttgttgcatgtgtgtgttttgtttcaAACTGTACCGTTTCGTTTTCTTGTTCACGTTCAGTCTTTGAGCACATCGCTACTAACGGGATCGATTGCGACCAGACAAAGCGTAAGCTTTCCAGTCTTTTtcttaacattaacattttttattagaTCTACTTCAGTGTTAGCCCTGCATGCCTCTTTGCTTAAGTGTTTACTAATCCCTGTTTCGCTTGCCAACATGTAGGTCATCTTTAGCCAATCTTCGGATCTCATGGAACGGCAATCATCAGCCGCCTCGTCCACCGAGGAAACATCGGGTCCGCAGGGCGATCTAAGCAGCGGTTCGCGTCGCGACGATGGCCAGCCCGACTTTACTGTCTTCAAGGACTTTGATTTTCTGGAGTACGAGGACAGCATCGCCGGCGAGTCTACGGACAACTTTAACTGGGGTGTACGTCGCCATCAGCTCTTCGAGGGCGACGAGGACCGTTTGAACCTCGGTAGCGGCATAAGTGGATCCATCAAGGGCGGCCATTCCTCTGCACTCGAAGACAGCTTCAGCGATAAGACCCCAATTCTGAGCAAACGTAAGCGACAGACCGCAGACGATTCATCCGATGAGGAAGCCGAGTCGGAGTCACCGCTGGACGACGATCACCGTCAATCTTTCTTGAAGTCCATCTTTAGCGGCGCACCGCCGTCTTCCCTGAGCCTGCGAGAGCGACGTCGCCGCAATTCCGTGTCCCGCAGTGATACCAGCGGCTCCAGTGCTGGTGATTTGGGTGATATTACGCCATGCAATGCATCGCCACACATGCAGGGCATCATTCGCTTTGGCGCCGTCGTTCGCGACGAGGCGGAGGAGAATTGGCGACGTCAGCTGCAGTCCATGCTGGTTAATCAACCCTCAGCGCACACCtccgagctgctgcagcagctgtacAGGCTGATCAAGGAGTTGACCTTCAAGACAATTACCATTTCGAAGGAGGCCAAGAAATTCTTCACAGGCATCGGCTCCCAGCTGGGCAATCGCATCTCACTATTCACGGATTTGCTGAGCTCGCGTGCTGATCCGCCACGTGTCTGGTGCAGCGAGATGCAGACCACTACGCCAAAGTTGTTTGAAACTCTAAGGTTTAATGTGCTGGAGGTGCAAGAGCATCTGGAGACGTTCTTCGATCGCAAGGATCAAGTTCTAGAGGTGATTTTGCTTAGTAAATACTTTCTACTATCTGATATAATGTGAGATTCTCAATTGCAGTGCTTGGACGCAGTGAAAACATCCTGCAAACTTTCTCTGTTCAATGAAGCAGACGTTGCTGCCTCGGGCTTGGAGCTGCCCAGCAGTTCCAGCATTCCTTGCATGCCCTTCGATCCAGCCTCAACGGAGGTTGTGCTGGACTTGGGACGCTCCTTGTATAAGCTTATGTTTCAGCTACTTCTGCTGATCGAATCGAATCATAAAATATCCTCGAATGTGGTTAATCATTTTCGCATCAATGAAGACGTATGTGATACGGTCTAGTCGGGGTTTGCTGAGCTCTAACCTACTGTTTCCTTGCAGATGCATGACATATCCGATCTCTATGCCCTGGTACGAGATGCTTTGGTGCGGTGCACCAGCGAAGCTGAGCTGGATTGCCTAGAATCATCCACCTCAACGGAAGGTGAGCACACGCCGACGCCCTCGCCCGGCTTGCCCATGACGCATGAGGAGTTTGAGGCGTCACTGCACGAACACATCGACCGGCAGTGTTGGACTAGCGCCATTTCCCATGTGCGACAGTATCGACGCGTGTCCATGCTCAGCGCTGGTGATCAGAGTCTGACCATCCTTAGTTATGGAAATTTGGACAGTCGCATCAAGTTCGATGAGATGTCGATTATATTGAATGCCTATGCCCATAGCATTATGAAGGATCGGACaggtttgttttttcttttaaaaatgtatatgtttgGACAAAATTTGTAACCATTTAACTGACCAGCAGAAGCCTTTATTGTATCCAAATCGGACTCGGAGCTGTTTGAGGTATATGCGATACTCTCAGAGAACTTGTATCACGTTTCTAGCGCCCTGACCAATATGGAAATCAATATGAAAAGCTACTCCATGGGGGCCGGTTCAAGTAATTTGCATCGCAGCGAGCAGGACATTGTGACAAATCTTTAAATATAGAGAAACCCTACATATGGTTAAGATTAGTGCAGGATTAAGCTCATTTTGATATGTAATCAAACTAGTTTTTAGTATTTAAGCAGCATTATAGGGCACTATCATTCAGTTGAGTGTTGAACAAGCATTATTGTGTATgaacaaatgtgtttttaagTACGATATAATTACatagcatatacatacataacaatCATCGCAATTATCATATATAACGCAGATACGGAAACAGCAAACAGCCCTTCGTATGACCCCTGGGGACATTGAACAATAACTTGCAATATAGGTATTTTTTCTATAAtagtataaacatttaattacaaattatttgtattctCTCTGGAACATCCTACAGTAAATAGAGCAAATTTTCATCTTAGCATTTAGTCAGGTGTGTTGTACGAACTCGCTGTCAACTAGTGGAACAGATTCTTGAGCGCCTTTCGTTGCTGCTTATTGTATTCGGCTAGCAGCTGCTTGGCGCTGTTTAATTCATTTaggatttgtttattttccgGCAGCAGTTTATGTGCATGCTTCAGATCGTTTATGGCCTCCTCGTAGTTACGCATGGCACGCTGAGCCTGTCCTCGTCTATAAAACGCCTTGCTGCAGTTGGGATCCAAGCGAATGGCCTCGGAGCACTCGTATTTGGCATACTGATAGTTGCCCAACTTCAGTTCGACAGCCGCCATGTTGATGTTGTTCACCACGGAGAAGGCATCCAATCGCCTCAGCTCGGAGTCGTCTTGACTACGTTTAAGTTCCTGCCAGTCAAAGCTTCGGCGCAGCATCGTATAGTAACGATTCGCTTTACGGTATTTGGCACGCGCCTCATGGAAACGGCCCAGCTGAAAAAAGTGATTGCCCGACTTTCGCAGGCCCGTGAGCAGGCTAACAGCTGTTTCCACCtaacacacaaaacaacaataaatatttaacaccTGTCATGATGACATTGCATAATTTAACCCTACCGTGGGCTTATGGAATTTGCCCGTCCAATCCTGGGGATAGGGCGGCAGCTTGTCAGATGTCTCATCACTGCATTCGATGGCCCAATCCTCGCCAGGAGCCAGCTCGCCGCTGTCGGTTATCGTAATATCCGTCGTCGGATGGGCTTCATCATTGCAGTTCTGTTCCATTTCGGCAACGATGCCCAGACCTCGCAGTACACGGCCCACAACGACATTGCTGCCATTGAGGTTCTCACAGCCGACGGCTGTGATGAAGA
The sequence above is a segment of the Drosophila virilis strain 15010-1051.87 chromosome 3, Dvir_AGI_RSII-ME, whole genome shotgun sequence genome. Coding sequences within it:
- the LOC6623418 gene encoding serine protease 1 yields the protein MKVLALFLLSTVALARGNTLRLAEEQLEPENIITNGYLAPEGKAPYIVFLAFRNGNSGAWCGGSIIGNTWVVTASHCSKSFNSVTIYYGTNKRAQGSVTHTVTGKNIINHPSDDIALIRTPHVNYSDRIKQVKLPTNGGNLYVNERTTACGWGQTTSTRTPENLQCVDATVISNSQCARTYGTRTIQNQILCTSTSGGRSICSGDSGGPLVTQSGTILIGISQFVSGRGCTAGDPAGFARVTSFLGWIRDNTGITG
- the Cyp40 gene encoding peptidyl-prolyl cis-trans isomerase D produces the protein MTKMSPTKQELLQPVKTTNPLVYFDISIGEENAGRMVIELRKDVVPKTAENFRALCTGERGVGQLGKRLHYKGTRFHTIKRVFAVQGGDLVNNDGTSGESIYGPLFEDENFELTHNEEGVVSMANYGKPNTNNSQFFITAVGCENLNGSNVVVGRVLRGLGIVAEMEQNCNDEAHPTTDITITDSGELAPGEDWAIECSDETSDKLPPYPQDWTGKFHKPTVETAVSLLTGLRKSGNHFFQLGRFHEARAKYRKANRYYTMLRRSFDWQELKRSQDDSELRRLDAFSVVNNINMAAVELKLGNYQYAKYECSEAIRLDPNCSKAFYRRGQAQRAMRNYEEAINDLKHAHKLLPENKQILNELNSAKQLLAEYNKQQRKALKNLFH